In Arthrobacter sp. QXT-31, one genomic interval encodes:
- a CDS encoding putative hydro-lyase, whose product MSSARVNQANALLPPSEARLQFRNGLVTPTSGWSDGYTQANLIAVTADYADEFLEFCRLNPKPCPVVDVIPAGQYESALAPGSDIRTDIPAYRVWKDGVLAAEVPDVRSLWRDDMVGVLIGCSFTFEAALAAEGIPLRHTEMGRNVPMYRTNVECTPAGRIHGRMVVSMRPMPAELVDTAIRVTAEVPKVHGAPVHAGSPEALGIADIARPDFGDPVDIRPGEVPVFWACGVTPQSAVMASRPAFAISHAPGHMFITDVPESTYRVPAGQ is encoded by the coding sequence ATGAGCAGCGCCCGGGTAAACCAGGCCAACGCACTCCTGCCGCCGTCGGAAGCCCGCCTGCAGTTCCGCAACGGCTTGGTCACACCCACCTCCGGCTGGAGCGACGGGTACACCCAGGCCAACCTGATCGCGGTGACAGCCGACTACGCGGACGAATTCCTCGAATTCTGCCGGCTGAATCCCAAGCCCTGCCCCGTCGTCGACGTTATTCCCGCGGGGCAGTACGAAAGTGCCCTCGCCCCCGGCTCTGACATCCGGACCGACATCCCGGCCTACCGGGTGTGGAAGGACGGGGTTCTGGCCGCGGAGGTGCCCGACGTCCGGTCCCTGTGGCGCGACGACATGGTGGGCGTGCTCATTGGCTGCAGCTTCACCTTCGAGGCTGCGCTGGCCGCCGAGGGCATCCCGTTGCGCCACACCGAGATGGGCCGCAACGTCCCCATGTACCGCACGAACGTCGAGTGCACCCCGGCGGGGCGGATCCATGGCCGCATGGTCGTCTCGATGCGCCCGATGCCGGCCGAACTCGTGGACACCGCCATCCGGGTCACTGCGGAAGTGCCCAAGGTCCACGGCGCCCCGGTCCACGCCGGATCGCCGGAAGCCCTGGGCATTGCGGATATCGCCCGCCCCGACTTCGGGGACCCCGTGGACATCCGGCCGGGGGAGGTCCCGGTGTTCTGGGCCTGCGGTGTCACCCCGCAGAGCGCGGTCATGGCGTCCAGGCCTGCCTTTGCCATCAGCCACGCTCCCGGACACATGTTCATCACGGACGTTCCGGAGAGCACGTACCGGGTGCCGGCCGGGCAGTAA
- a CDS encoding DUF2848 domain-containing protein, translating into MTTLSFELPGGRTQDVEVRHLLNAGYAGREQDEVQAHIAELAELGVPGPTTTPALYPVSPYLAQQVSEVQVQHGRTSGEAEWAMVITGDGVLLTVACDHTDRALEVHGVAWSKNASPDVLGRKAWRLDDVRDHLDQITLKAWVGEGDTPDTLIQDSSLEALLTPDYWLDVLTERGLNAPGTVLISGTVAMTHGVNQFARSWKVEMTDPVTGDSVDVQYVVEQMAEPIG; encoded by the coding sequence ATGACGACTCTGAGCTTCGAACTACCTGGCGGCCGCACCCAGGACGTGGAGGTCAGGCACCTCCTGAATGCCGGCTACGCCGGGCGTGAGCAGGATGAGGTCCAGGCCCATATTGCCGAGCTCGCTGAACTTGGCGTTCCGGGACCCACCACTACTCCCGCCTTGTATCCAGTGTCCCCCTATCTGGCGCAACAGGTATCGGAAGTTCAGGTGCAGCATGGACGGACTTCCGGGGAAGCGGAATGGGCCATGGTCATCACCGGGGACGGGGTGCTGCTCACCGTCGCCTGCGATCACACCGACCGCGCCCTCGAAGTGCATGGGGTGGCCTGGAGCAAGAACGCCAGCCCTGATGTGCTGGGGCGCAAGGCCTGGCGCCTCGATGACGTGCGGGACCACCTGGACCAGATCACCCTGAAGGCATGGGTGGGGGAAGGGGACACCCCGGACACCCTCATCCAGGACAGCTCTCTGGAGGCCCTGCTGACGCCTGACTACTGGCTGGACGTCCTCACCGAGCGCGGCTTGAACGCCCCCGGAACGGTACTCATTTCCGGAACGGTGGCCATGACCCACGGCGTCAACCAGTTCGCCCGCAGCTGGAAGGTGGAAATGACCGATCCGGTGACGGGCGACTCCGTGGACGTCCAGTACGTCGTGGAGCAGATGGCGGAGCCGATCGGCTGA
- a CDS encoding MFS transporter, which produces MANVPVPASGGAPHPHPQPHPTVHPKGLYKAFAASLTGTALEWYDFAVYSAAAAVVFPIVFFPASDPLTGTILAFSTYAVGYVSRPVGGIIFGRLGDRIGRKKILVTTLMIIGVATVLIGVLPGYDSIGVTAPIILVLLRFAQGVGVGGEWGGAVLLSSEYGDPHRRGFWASAAQVGPPAGNLLANGALAVLTVALTEEQFLSFGWRIAFLVSAVLVGFGLWIRLKLEDTPVFKAIQAHGEQPHAPIHEVFRKELRPLIAAILCRVGPDVLYALFTVFTLTYGIQVLGYERNQVLTAVLIGSAFQLFMIPLAGAVSDRFNRRLVYGVGATVGAVWTFIFFGVLGGNNQPMLIVGIVLGLMAHSFMYGPQAAFIVEQFSPRLRSTGSSLAYTFAGVIGGAIAPLLFTVLLAEYGTWIPVAIYVAVAAAVTLLGLALGRDNDAVEDLDYRLLLEGSASARQQSGVESA; this is translated from the coding sequence ATGGCTAACGTCCCAGTTCCGGCTTCCGGTGGAGCGCCGCACCCGCACCCGCAGCCGCATCCGACGGTTCACCCCAAGGGCCTGTACAAGGCCTTCGCCGCCAGCCTTACCGGCACGGCTCTTGAGTGGTACGACTTCGCCGTCTACTCGGCGGCGGCCGCCGTCGTATTTCCCATCGTCTTCTTTCCGGCGTCCGATCCCCTGACCGGCACCATCCTCGCGTTTTCCACCTACGCGGTGGGCTACGTGTCCCGCCCGGTGGGCGGCATCATCTTCGGCCGGCTCGGGGACCGCATTGGCCGTAAGAAAATCCTCGTCACCACGCTGATGATCATCGGTGTAGCTACGGTGCTGATCGGCGTGCTTCCCGGGTACGACAGCATCGGAGTCACCGCCCCGATCATCCTGGTCCTGCTGCGGTTCGCGCAGGGCGTGGGCGTCGGCGGCGAGTGGGGCGGCGCCGTGCTGCTCTCCAGCGAATACGGTGATCCGCACCGCCGCGGCTTCTGGGCCTCCGCCGCGCAGGTGGGCCCGCCCGCCGGCAACCTCCTGGCCAACGGCGCGCTGGCCGTGCTGACCGTCGCACTCACCGAGGAGCAATTCCTGAGCTTCGGCTGGCGCATCGCGTTCCTGGTATCTGCCGTGCTGGTCGGCTTCGGCCTCTGGATCCGGCTGAAGCTGGAGGACACTCCGGTGTTCAAGGCCATCCAGGCCCACGGCGAGCAGCCGCACGCCCCGATCCACGAGGTCTTCCGTAAGGAACTCCGCCCGCTGATCGCCGCGATCCTGTGCCGCGTTGGACCTGACGTGCTGTACGCGCTGTTCACCGTCTTCACGCTGACGTACGGCATCCAGGTCCTGGGCTACGAGCGCAACCAGGTCCTGACCGCCGTCCTGATCGGCTCCGCTTTCCAGCTGTTCATGATCCCGCTGGCAGGCGCCGTCTCCGACCGCTTCAACCGCCGCCTGGTCTACGGCGTCGGCGCCACGGTGGGAGCGGTCTGGACGTTCATCTTCTTCGGCGTCCTCGGCGGGAACAACCAGCCGATGCTGATCGTCGGCATTGTGCTGGGTCTGATGGCGCACTCGTTCATGTACGGCCCGCAGGCCGCCTTCATCGTGGAGCAGTTCTCCCCCCGGCTGCGCTCCACCGGCAGTTCGCTGGCGTACACCTTCGCCGGCGTCATCGGCGGCGCCATCGCGCCGCTGCTGTTCACGGTACTGCTGGCTGAGTACGGAACCTGGATTCCGGTGGCCATCTACGTGGCCGTGGCGGCAGCCGTGACCCTCCTGGGTCTGGCCCTCGGCCGGGACAACGACGCCGTGGAGGACCTGGACTACCGGCTGCTGCTGGAAGGTTCCGCATCGGCCCGCCAGCAGTCCGGCGTCGAATCCGCCTAG
- a CDS encoding carbon-nitrogen hydrolase family protein gives MRLAVAQIVTGASPEANLELIRDYATQAKQAAAELVVFPEAAMRAFGNPLADIAEPLDGPWATTVRSIARDLDIAVVAGMFTPGDGGRVRNTLLVTGPGIDTSYDKIHLFDAFGFAESDSVDAGTSPVTFELNGTVIGLATCYDVRFPALFTANARAGAAINIVCASWGAGEGKAEQWDLLVRARAVDSTTFVVACGQADPATLGLPSAGTAPTGIGHSAVISPLGSPLVALGGKPELAVIDIDPSIIPDVRGKLPVLANARSF, from the coding sequence ATGCGTTTAGCAGTCGCCCAGATCGTCACGGGCGCCAGTCCCGAAGCCAACCTGGAGCTCATCCGAGACTACGCCACGCAGGCAAAACAGGCCGCGGCCGAGCTGGTGGTCTTCCCGGAGGCGGCCATGCGTGCCTTCGGCAACCCGCTGGCGGATATCGCCGAGCCGCTGGACGGACCGTGGGCCACGACGGTGCGGTCGATCGCCAGGGACCTCGACATCGCCGTCGTGGCAGGGATGTTTACCCCCGGCGACGGCGGACGGGTGCGGAACACGCTCCTGGTGACCGGACCCGGGATCGACACGTCCTACGACAAGATCCACCTCTTCGACGCGTTCGGATTTGCCGAGTCCGATTCGGTGGATGCCGGAACCTCGCCGGTGACCTTCGAGCTGAACGGCACCGTCATCGGCCTGGCCACCTGCTACGACGTCCGCTTCCCGGCACTGTTCACGGCCAATGCCCGGGCCGGAGCCGCCATCAACATCGTCTGCGCATCGTGGGGCGCCGGCGAAGGCAAGGCGGAGCAGTGGGACCTGCTGGTCCGTGCACGGGCCGTGGACAGCACCACCTTTGTGGTGGCCTGCGGCCAGGCCGACCCGGCCACCCTGGGGCTGCCGTCCGCCGGCACCGCCCCCACCGGGATCGGCCACAGCGCGGTGATTTCGCCGCTTGGTTCCCCGCTGGTGGCGCTGGGCGGCAAACCCGAACTGGCCGTCATCGACATCGACCCGTCCATCATTCCGGACGTCCGCGGGAAGCTGCCCGTGCTGGCGAACGCCAGGAGCTTCTAG
- a CDS encoding GntR family transcriptional regulator: MRKSSGTAASGREKAYAYLRENILTNPEMQGRFLNEQELAAEIGVSRTPVREALLLLVSDGLVELIPQRGAYVPPVTGREISELMELRGVLESHAARLVIEHRSVPAGKMQETLDQQSKLPEDQSAEAAQEFIRLDTLFHQHLIDAAGNELISRTYSKLHVRQIVVGVSALFRTGGRREQVCSEHQDILDALVFGDAVKAQEAIDHHLAVTRDILLRT, encoded by the coding sequence ATGCGAAAAAGTTCGGGGACGGCGGCGTCCGGCCGGGAGAAGGCGTACGCCTATCTGCGTGAAAACATCCTGACCAACCCGGAGATGCAGGGCCGCTTCCTCAACGAACAGGAGCTGGCTGCCGAGATCGGGGTTTCCCGCACCCCTGTCCGCGAGGCCCTGCTGCTCCTGGTCTCTGACGGGCTGGTGGAGCTGATCCCGCAGCGCGGCGCCTACGTACCCCCGGTGACCGGCCGGGAAATCTCGGAACTGATGGAACTGCGCGGCGTGCTGGAAAGCCACGCCGCCCGGCTTGTCATTGAGCACCGGAGCGTGCCGGCCGGCAAGATGCAGGAGACCCTGGACCAGCAGTCCAAACTGCCGGAAGACCAGAGTGCCGAAGCCGCCCAGGAGTTCATCCGGCTGGACACCCTCTTCCACCAGCACCTCATCGACGCGGCCGGCAACGAACTCATTTCCCGGACGTACAGCAAGCTGCACGTCCGGCAGATCGTCGTCGGGGTTTCCGCCCTGTTCCGGACGGGAGGCCGGCGGGAGCAGGTGTGCTCCGAACACCAGGACATCCTCGATGCCCTGGTGTTCGGAGACGCGGTGAAGGCGCAGGAGGCCATCGACCATCACCTGGCCGTCACCCGCGACATCCTGCTCCGCACCTGA